A part of Olleya sp. Bg11-27 genomic DNA contains:
- a CDS encoding L-histidine N(alpha)-methyltransferase produces MNNNFLNDIDKGLSNTPKYLLSKYFYDKKGDALFVDIMNMPEYYLTRAEFDIFKNQTQNIIEGLQLNKDTFFELIELGAGDGTKTKELLKVLDTEKYNFNYIPIDISQNALDQLKESVNTELPHVKTTTKQGDYFEVLGSLKQSNHPKIILFLGSNIGNLSDALAKDFLTKLSDSLKSNDKVLLGLDLIKSKNIVLPAYNDSQGITKRFNLNLLDRINNEFGADFDTDLFIHQPEYTEEEGIARSYLVSTISQNVTIKSLNKTFHFVEGERIHTETSRKYNDTILNSYLENTSLKIIDKLIDSKQYFADYILDKK; encoded by the coding sequence ATGAATAACAATTTTTTAAACGACATCGATAAAGGACTTAGTAATACCCCTAAGTACCTACTATCTAAATATTTTTATGACAAAAAAGGAGATGCACTCTTTGTAGACATCATGAATATGCCTGAGTACTATCTTACTAGAGCAGAATTTGATATCTTCAAAAATCAAACGCAAAATATTATTGAAGGTTTACAACTAAACAAAGATACTTTTTTTGAATTAATCGAGCTCGGTGCTGGAGACGGAACCAAAACAAAAGAATTATTAAAAGTTTTAGATACTGAAAAATATAACTTTAATTATATACCTATAGATATTTCTCAAAATGCATTAGATCAATTAAAAGAGAGTGTTAACACGGAATTACCTCATGTAAAAACAACGACTAAACAAGGGGATTATTTTGAAGTTTTAGGGTCTTTAAAACAATCTAACCATCCTAAAATTATTTTATTTCTTGGCTCAAATATTGGTAATTTAAGTGATGCACTAGCTAAAGATTTTTTAACAAAATTATCAGACTCCTTAAAGTCAAATGACAAAGTACTATTAGGTTTAGATTTAATAAAATCTAAAAATATAGTTTTGCCTGCCTATAATGATAGTCAAGGTATTACAAAACGTTTCAACTTAAATTTATTAGACCGAATTAATAACGAATTCGGTGCTGATTTTGATACCGATTTATTTATTCATCAGCCAGAATACACGGAAGAAGAAGGAATAGCAAGAAGTTATTTAGTAAGCACTATATCTCAAAACGTCACGATTAAATCCTTAAATAAAACCTTTCATTTTGTTGAAGGTGAGCGCATACATACTGAAACCTCTAGAAAATACAATGACACTATTTTAAACTCGTATTTAGAAAACACGTCGCTTAAAATCATTGATAAACTAATTGATAGTAAGCAGTATTTTGCAGATTATATCTTAGATAAAAAATGA
- a CDS encoding NUDIX hydrolase — protein MNELIDIVDKKGLPTGQTALKSEIHSKGHYHNTVHIWFYTTDGEILLAQRGASKLIYPLLWDVSVAGHINAGETLKKGAIREVKEEIGLKISKKDLDKIGVFECFKTYPNGIIDNEFHHTYITQLDLSFSSLILQEEEVEALKLVSMFDFFELLENSATNGHFIACNSDYYNIVAEAILKKIT, from the coding sequence ATGAACGAATTAATTGATATTGTGGATAAAAAGGGACTTCCCACTGGTCAAACTGCTTTAAAAAGCGAAATCCATAGTAAAGGACACTATCACAACACTGTACATATTTGGTTTTACACAACAGATGGTGAGATCTTATTAGCACAACGTGGGGCCTCAAAACTAATCTATCCTTTGCTTTGGGATGTGTCTGTCGCGGGACATATTAATGCTGGTGAAACTTTAAAAAAAGGCGCTATTAGAGAAGTAAAAGAAGAAATAGGTTTAAAAATTTCTAAAAAAGACTTAGATAAAATCGGCGTTTTTGAGTGCTTTAAAACGTACCCAAATGGCATTATTGACAATGAGTTTCATCATACCTACATAACACAATTAGACCTATCGTTTTCATCTCTAATACTTCAAGAGGAAGAAGTGGAAGCTTTAAAACTAGTAAGTATGTTTGATTTTTTCGAACTTTTAGAAAACAGTGCAACCAACGGGCATTTTATAGCGTGTAATTCTGATTATTATAATATTGTCGCTGAAGCCATTTTAAAAAAGATAACCTAA
- a CDS encoding DUF4294 domain-containing protein, whose protein sequence is MKYIIYLFLCLPFWVFAQEENEVVQDSTEVEYIIIEGDSIPHKSIYLDEIMLLDKLTFSNREDKRRYYILMRKTIKVYPYAKLAADRLKALNTRLKTLTRKRDKKKYAKKVQKYIEEEFSEELKKLTKTEGQILVKLIHRQTGITAFDLIKELRNGWRAFWYNSTAYLFNISLKREYDPENVEEDYLIEDILVRAWQQGRIKLVKSPLNFEYYKLSYKWNATDKSNNN, encoded by the coding sequence ATGAAGTATATTATTTACCTTTTTTTATGCCTCCCTTTTTGGGTTTTTGCTCAAGAAGAAAATGAGGTTGTTCAAGATTCGACAGAAGTCGAGTATATTATTATTGAAGGAGATTCTATCCCGCACAAGTCTATTTATTTAGATGAAATTATGTTGCTGGATAAACTAACTTTTAGTAATAGGGAAGACAAACGGCGTTATTATATTTTAATGCGAAAAACAATTAAGGTATACCCTTATGCTAAATTGGCAGCGGACCGGTTGAAGGCTTTAAATACAAGGTTGAAAACTTTAACTAGAAAACGAGATAAGAAAAAGTACGCAAAAAAAGTACAAAAATATATTGAAGAAGAATTTTCTGAAGAGTTAAAAAAATTAACTAAAACAGAAGGTCAAATCTTAGTCAAGTTAATACACAGGCAAACGGGGATTACAGCTTTTGACTTAATAAAAGAATTACGAAATGGTTGGCGAGCTTTTTGGTATAACAGTACAGCCTATTTATTTAATATCTCTTTAAAACGAGAGTATGACCCTGAAAACGTGGAAGAAGATTATTTAATCGAAGATATTTTAGTTAGAGCTTGGCAGCAAGGGCGAATAAAATTAGTAAAATCACCATTAAACTTTGAATACTACAAATTATCATACAAATGGAATGCAACAGATAAATCTAATAACAACTAA
- a CDS encoding aminotransferase class V-fold PLP-dependent enzyme, with product MDLKQQKHLFDLPENITYLNIASQSPAFNTMHQAGLDGLLQKRRPYLIKGSDYFEPVKQLKSLFAQLIDEDDYNRIALIPSASYGIATVTNNIVLNPTDEILIIDEQFPSNYYSWKRLADQYQATIKVVKVPLGSENNGKQWNLDIIEAINSNTAVVAMGHIHWSNGTLFDLKAIREKSKQHQALLIIDGSQSIGALPFSVKELQPDALICAGYKWLFGPYGCGYAYFSETFDNGIPLEENWTNRLDSDNFSGLTNYQEQYKPLANRYCAGESASFLNVKMQIAALQQVLEWTPLAIQQYCKTITQKAVHDLRLLGFIIEDDEYRTHHLFGIKLPKNIAPEIVKQTLADHNIFVSFRGNYIRLSCHVFNTAEDFKSLISCFSYIIKTT from the coding sequence ATGGATTTAAAACAACAAAAACACTTATTTGATTTACCGGAGAACATAACGTATTTAAATATTGCGTCGCAATCTCCAGCCTTTAATACAATGCATCAAGCTGGTTTAGATGGATTACTACAAAAAAGAAGGCCTTATTTAATTAAGGGTTCTGATTATTTTGAACCCGTAAAACAACTTAAATCCCTATTTGCACAACTTATTGATGAAGACGATTATAACCGTATTGCTTTAATTCCGTCAGCATCTTATGGTATTGCTACAGTCACAAATAACATTGTTTTAAATCCAACCGACGAAATTTTGATTATTGACGAGCAGTTTCCTAGTAATTACTATTCCTGGAAAAGATTGGCCGACCAATACCAAGCAACTATTAAGGTTGTAAAAGTGCCTTTAGGTTCTGAAAACAATGGTAAACAATGGAATTTAGATATCATAGAAGCTATAAATAGTAATACTGCTGTGGTAGCAATGGGTCATATCCATTGGTCTAACGGAACGTTATTCGATTTAAAAGCAATCCGAGAAAAATCTAAACAACATCAAGCGTTATTAATTATTGATGGTAGCCAAAGTATTGGCGCATTACCATTCTCTGTTAAAGAGCTACAACCAGATGCACTAATTTGTGCAGGATACAAATGGCTATTTGGACCGTACGGTTGTGGTTATGCTTATTTTAGTGAAACGTTTGATAACGGTATTCCGCTTGAAGAAAATTGGACCAATCGATTAGATAGCGACAATTTTTCAGGCTTAACAAACTATCAAGAACAATACAAACCATTAGCCAATCGCTATTGCGCAGGAGAAAGTGCAAGCTTTTTAAATGTGAAAATGCAAATCGCAGCATTACAACAAGTTTTAGAATGGACTCCTTTAGCTATTCAACAGTATTGTAAAACAATAACACAAAAAGCTGTTCACGACTTAAGGCTACTCGGTTTTATAATTGAAGATGACGAGTATAGAACGCATCATTTATTTGGAATTAAATTACCAAAAAACATAGCACCCGAAATTGTAAAGCAAACATTGGCTGATCATAATATTTTTGTTTCCTTTAGAGGAAATTATATTAGATTGTCTTGTCATGTATTTAATACTGCTGAAGATTTTAAATCATTAATCTCTTGTTTTTCATATATAATTAAAACAACTTAA
- a CDS encoding PrsW family intramembrane metalloprotease: MQLLLMALAPIFIIIFYIYLKDKYEKEPKRLLIISFLLGAIVSIIITTLLYSVFNTLVPLQDKLSVWEQFKQAFFVVGFSEELSKFLIVLLFAQQRKEFNEPFDGIVYAVMVSMGFAATENVMYVMQSGHATALARAFTAVPAHATFGILMGYFMGKAKFAPNKLYLNLLGLLSAILFHGAYDFFLFINFIPGIWIGAFISLGIGLYLSKKAIKYHQQSSHFKDTTEIIS, from the coding sequence ATGCAATTACTATTAATGGCCCTAGCGCCAATCTTTATTATCATTTTTTACATCTATCTAAAAGATAAATATGAAAAAGAACCCAAACGATTATTAATAATTTCGTTTTTATTAGGAGCCATTGTTAGTATAATTATTACCACACTACTTTACTCCGTCTTTAATACTTTAGTTCCTTTACAGGATAAATTAAGTGTTTGGGAACAATTTAAACAAGCCTTTTTTGTTGTCGGTTTCTCGGAAGAGCTAAGTAAGTTTTTAATAGTGTTATTATTTGCTCAACAACGTAAAGAATTTAACGAACCCTTTGATGGTATTGTATATGCCGTAATGGTATCTATGGGGTTTGCAGCCACAGAAAATGTCATGTACGTTATGCAAAGTGGGCATGCAACTGCATTAGCTAGAGCTTTTACAGCAGTGCCAGCACACGCCACTTTCGGTATTTTAATGGGATACTTTATGGGTAAAGCTAAGTTTGCACCTAATAAATTATACTTAAATTTATTAGGCTTACTTTCTGCTATTTTATTTCATGGTGCTTATGACTTTTTCTTATTTATCAACTTTATCCCAGGTATTTGGATTGGTGCCTTTATATCTTTAGGTATTGGATTATACCTATCCAAAAAAGCTATAAAATACCATCAACAGAGTTCTCACTTTAAAGATACAACGGAGATTATTTCTTAA
- a CDS encoding aspartate/glutamate racemase family protein, whose amino-acid sequence MITKKKGVLGVLGLGSRSTLFYLEQLNKTYHAVKGDYHTFPSITYSIDFNTINPFLPNQFETLRPVVDKSLKALFSHDIDHCIIPNITLHETTDQLFLTTPILHPLVLSIKHLKSINTSEVIVFGSLYTMTSAYILDHFKSEKITVVLPEKEDQISIDNCRKKLYNYSETETDFINYKNLITKYSQNYVVIIACTELSLWSNELGNSKVIDMALLQVQEAINLSL is encoded by the coding sequence ATGATTACGAAAAAAAAAGGAGTGTTAGGGGTTTTGGGGCTTGGTAGCCGAAGTACTCTGTTTTATTTAGAACAACTGAATAAAACATACCATGCTGTAAAAGGTGATTATCACACCTTTCCTTCCATTACGTATTCAATAGATTTTAATACTATTAATCCTTTTCTACCTAATCAATTTGAGACTCTTAGACCTGTTGTTGACAAGAGTTTAAAAGCTCTTTTTAGTCATGATATTGACCATTGTATTATTCCTAATATCACTTTACATGAAACTACAGATCAACTATTTCTGACCACACCAATACTTCACCCTTTAGTTTTAAGTATAAAGCACTTAAAATCAATTAACACATCTGAAGTTATTGTGTTTGGGTCTTTATACACTATGACTTCAGCGTATATTTTAGACCATTTTAAATCAGAAAAAATAACCGTTGTTTTACCAGAAAAAGAGGATCAAATAAGCATTGATAACTGTCGTAAAAAACTTTACAATTATTCAGAAACGGAAACCGACTTTATAAATTACAAAAATCTAATAACTAAGTATAGTCAAAATTATGTGGTTATCATTGCTTGCACAGAATTATCGTTATGGAGTAATGAGTTGGGGAATTCAAAAGTAATAGATATGGCTTTGCTACAGGTTCAAGAAGCTATTAATTTATCGCTTTAA
- a CDS encoding T9SS type A sorting domain-containing protein, translating into MKVKLLLVLCVIFQFGTAQDLTVGYSVNDLTQHPMQPLAKPGYLETVTDPSFPATNIRRITQATAGSFVAPMYNTIQSWNTDESFMLVYGGGVHQLLNGQDYSFIRTLSDINPDDLEAVFWSFIDPNILFYMDNNTDDLISYNLETQVKTIVVNIRTISSCAGSDGLSGGNDIQMMSWDDDVFAFRCGNSSAFYYRISTSTLTQFNITDINYTSPMPFPSGNFFYHNRKVYDANGIFVRDLNVGSTEHSCLGQLSNGDDAYFSIGFEQGPNGACQGTLVAHNATTGHCFSVTPVGDYGYPKSGTHMSALAHKNTDGGWVAVSSLGYQQDGVQILDQELFIAKVNEFDSDVYRVAHHRSDEDDIGYWGEPHVTISPSGTRLLFGSDWSGAEDGISVDSYVAELNKNTLSNTQFVNTNQIVTLYPNPAKDKLQLQSTLSQLLALTISDISGKTILKTHIYRQKQIDVSSFANGLYFVTFYNEGTIQTLKFIKK; encoded by the coding sequence ATGAAAGTAAAACTACTCCTTGTATTATGCGTTATTTTTCAATTTGGTACCGCTCAAGATTTAACAGTAGGCTATAGTGTTAACGACTTAACGCAACATCCCATGCAGCCATTAGCAAAGCCGGGGTATCTGGAAACCGTTACGGATCCATCATTTCCGGCGACAAATATTAGACGTATTACTCAAGCAACTGCTGGTAGTTTTGTGGCTCCAATGTATAATACAATTCAATCTTGGAATACAGACGAAAGTTTTATGCTTGTCTATGGCGGCGGTGTACATCAGCTATTAAATGGTCAAGATTATTCGTTTATTAGAACGCTTTCAGATATTAATCCTGACGATTTAGAAGCTGTTTTTTGGTCATTTATTGATCCTAATATCTTGTTTTATATGGATAATAATACCGACGATTTGATTAGTTATAATTTGGAAACACAAGTCAAAACTATTGTTGTTAATATTAGAACGATTAGTAGTTGTGCGGGATCTGACGGATTATCTGGTGGAAATGATATACAAATGATGTCATGGGACGATGATGTGTTTGCTTTTAGATGTGGGAATAGTTCTGCTTTTTATTATAGAATTTCTACAAGTACGCTAACTCAATTTAATATTACTGACATTAATTACACGTCACCAATGCCTTTTCCTAGTGGTAATTTTTTTTATCATAATAGAAAAGTATATGATGCAAATGGTATTTTTGTTAGAGATTTAAATGTTGGAAGTACGGAACATTCTTGTTTAGGACAATTAAGTAATGGTGACGACGCGTATTTTTCTATTGGTTTTGAGCAAGGACCAAATGGCGCTTGTCAAGGAACATTAGTGGCGCACAATGCTACAACGGGGCATTGTTTTTCTGTAACACCTGTTGGTGATTATGGTTACCCAAAATCAGGGACACATATGTCAGCATTAGCGCATAAAAACACAGATGGTGGTTGGGTTGCCGTCTCTAGTTTAGGCTATCAACAAGATGGTGTGCAAATTTTGGATCAAGAACTGTTTATAGCAAAAGTAAATGAGTTTGATTCAGATGTGTACCGTGTAGCACATCATAGAAGTGATGAAGATGATATTGGCTATTGGGGAGAACCACATGTTACGATTAGTCCAAGCGGAACAAGATTATTATTTGGTAGCGATTGGAGTGGGGCAGAAGATGGTATTTCTGTAGATAGTTATGTGGCGGAATTGAATAAAAATACGTTGTCAAATACTCAGTTTGTTAACACCAATCAGATTGTTACCCTGTATCCAAACCCTGCAAAAGACAAATTACAATTACAGTCAACGCTAAGCCAATTATTAGCGTTGACTATTAGTGATATCTCTGGAAAAACGATTTTAAAGACTCATATTTACCGCCAGAAACAAATTGATGTTAGTAGTTTCGCTAATGGATTATATTTTGTGACGTTTTATAATGAAGGTACTATTCAAACCTTAAAATTTATTAAGAAATAA
- a CDS encoding M42 family metallopeptidase gives MATKSILNKKSMGFLEKYLNNAAPTGYEWDGQKIWMDYLKPYVDEFFTDTYGTAVGVINPDAKFKVVIEGHADEISWYVNYISDNGLIYVVRNGGSDHQIAPSKIVNIHTKNGIVKGVFGWPAIHTRNKAKEEAPKPHNITIDVGAKDKEEVEKMGVHVGCVITYPDEFHILNGDKFVCRALDNRMGGFMIAEVARLLKENKKTLPFGLYITNSVQEEIGLRGAQMITETIKPNVAIVTDVTHDTTTPMIDMKVQGHVEIGKGPVVAYAPAVQQKLRDLITDTADDNKIPFQRAALSRATGTDTDAFAYSNGGVASALISLPLRYMHTTVEMVHQDDVENVIKLIYETLLKIEDGETFSYFK, from the coding sequence ATGGCAACAAAAAGCATACTTAACAAAAAGTCAATGGGCTTTTTAGAAAAATATTTAAATAATGCAGCTCCAACTGGATACGAGTGGGACGGTCAAAAAATATGGATGGATTATCTTAAACCATATGTAGACGAGTTTTTTACGGATACTTATGGTACTGCTGTCGGTGTGATCAATCCAGACGCAAAATTTAAAGTAGTTATTGAGGGCCATGCAGACGAAATCTCTTGGTATGTTAATTATATTTCCGATAACGGATTAATCTATGTAGTAAGAAACGGTGGTAGTGATCATCAAATTGCTCCAAGTAAAATAGTTAATATTCATACTAAAAACGGTATTGTAAAAGGTGTTTTTGGTTGGCCAGCAATCCATACACGCAACAAAGCTAAAGAAGAAGCTCCAAAACCACACAATATTACAATAGATGTTGGTGCTAAAGACAAAGAAGAAGTTGAGAAAATGGGCGTTCACGTGGGGTGTGTTATTACTTATCCAGACGAATTTCATATCCTAAACGGTGACAAATTTGTATGTCGTGCTTTAGATAACCGTATGGGTGGTTTTATGATTGCTGAAGTGGCGCGTTTACTTAAAGAAAATAAGAAAACATTACCATTTGGTCTATATATCACTAATTCTGTTCAAGAAGAAATAGGTTTACGTGGTGCCCAAATGATTACTGAAACAATCAAGCCAAATGTGGCAATTGTTACTGATGTAACACATGACACGACAACACCAATGATTGATATGAAAGTACAAGGTCATGTTGAGATTGGGAAAGGACCTGTTGTAGCTTATGCTCCAGCTGTACAACAAAAATTACGTGATTTAATTACAGATACTGCAGATGATAATAAAATACCGTTCCAACGCGCTGCTTTAAGTAGAGCAACAGGAACCGACACGGATGCCTTTGCGTACAGTAATGGTGGTGTTGCGTCTGCTTTAATCTCTTTACCGTTACGCTACATGCATACCACTGTAGAAATGGTACACCAAGATGATGTAGAAAACGTGATTAAATTAATTTATGAAACATTACTTAAAATTGAAGATGGTGAAACATTTTCTTATTTTAAATAA
- the trhA gene encoding PAQR family membrane homeostasis protein TrhA, translating to MRKQTLFEEKLNALTHGIGAVLGIAALVLLIILETKKTEFSLFSVVIYGVSIIILFTASTLYHIISDEKKKHYFRIVDHVSIYLLIAGTYTPVLLITLEQSLGWPLFYTVWGIAIFGVVLKLFFTGRFNFFSTLLYLVMGWLVVFDFSMLSSIMEPNGIILLMAGGLSYTVGIVFYAIEKIPYNHVIWHLFVLAGAICHFFMVLFYVV from the coding sequence ATGCGTAAGCAAACACTTTTTGAAGAAAAATTAAATGCCTTAACCCATGGTATCGGGGCTGTTTTAGGTATAGCCGCTTTGGTGTTGTTAATTATTTTAGAGACTAAAAAAACAGAGTTTAGTTTGTTTAGTGTTGTTATATATGGGGTATCTATAATTATTTTATTTACAGCATCTACCTTGTATCATATTATTTCTGACGAAAAAAAGAAACACTATTTTAGGATTGTAGATCATGTTAGTATTTACTTATTGATTGCAGGAACGTATACCCCGGTTTTATTAATTACTTTAGAACAAAGCCTAGGTTGGCCATTGTTTTATACCGTGTGGGGGATTGCTATTTTTGGAGTGGTTTTAAAATTGTTTTTTACGGGGCGCTTTAATTTCTTTTCAACATTATTATATTTAGTTATGGGATGGCTAGTTGTATTTGATTTCTCTATGTTATCTAGTATAATGGAGCCTAATGGTATTATACTTCTCATGGCTGGAGGTTTATCCTATACTGTGGGTATTGTGTTTTATGCAATAGAGAAAATCCCTTATAACCACGTTATTTGGCATCTATTTGTCTTGGCAGGTGCTATTTGTCACTTTTTTATGGTGTTGTTTTACGTAGTTTAA